One Drosophila subobscura isolate 14011-0131.10 chromosome U, UCBerk_Dsub_1.0, whole genome shotgun sequence DNA window includes the following coding sequences:
- the LOC117901420 gene encoding DET1 homolog isoform X1, translating to MSVMTAYSQRLQSQNLVHMLQNRESCYTRIGSKLNQSPYLSYERGFYKCITPCLTIDSVEIPPVFLRKFTPDGSKLLAFSLDQRSLHVYKYKGFGATGVGELIRETDVGEVECYMGGNRVPGSTLKYTIFDRLFATNDVRILRLCQGDYWRFYLHREFSVFLENGRYVLLAAMSILHGALATADYVSYPDLFDKLDAFSYIFFVVDLELGVVTDTLFLPQDSIVIAHNHGISVHESSIAIMSKLYQCIYLYELVDGRLVKRETIGPRPRGFIDEGPLDMGVLDANTILPITHIKQRVLSFLYRKIDSTSSRSSKKYQDFYKNFDFLEHMIMEKLQLVNRDLILLRFEERPKDNETAPLLPLGEIHTPRRFYVFYTILDEQVVGAYQDDSVELLQIILQFYDQMRNVRSQHTGDAPSLPPQFFLKQNFVDANKTIPFMRQAALRFNPSVPVSTQSFSPTPYLKYNEFSYDDRLISPLERPKPCSADPIVFRDRSTKLVKFRLSAKARTPNNPLAPRELCAFICHPFEPLILSIQKYLHNYAYNIHLYNQSTVVRNESA from the exons ATGAGCGTAATGACCGCATACAGCCAACGTCTGCAGTCACAAAATCTCGTGCATATGCTGCAAAATCGTGAATCGTGTTACACTAGAATTGgaagcaaattaaatcaaagccCGTACCTTTCCTATGAGCGAGGATTCTACAAATGCATCACGCCCTGTCTTACAATAGATTCTGTGGAAATTCCACCTGTTTTTCTACGAAAATTTACACCTGACGGCAGCAAGCTCTTGGCATTTTCGCTCGATCAGAGAAGCTTGCACGTTTACAAGTATAAAGGCTTTGGCGCAACAGGCGTGGGAGAGCTAATTCGCGAAACAGATGTCGGAGAAGTCGAGTGCTACATGGGCGGGAACAGGGTCCCAGGGAGCACACTGAAATACACTATATTTGATAGACTATTCGCAACCAATGATGTTCGCATTCTGCGTTTGTGCCAGGGCGATTATTGGCGATTCTATCTGCACCGTGAATTTAGTGTTTTCCTGGAAAACGGACGATATGTTCTGCTTGCGGCAATGTCCATCCTGCATGGTGCGCTAGCCACAGCAGATTATGTTAGTTATCCAGATCTCTTTGACAAACTAGACGCATTctcgtacatattttttgttgtggattTGGAACTGGGCGTAGTCACTGATACACTCTTCCTGCCGCAAGATTCAATTGTAATTGCACATAATCATGGCATTTCGGTGCATGAATCTTCGATAGCCATCATGTCGAAGCTATATCAGTGTATATATCTCTATGAGCTAGTCGATGGCCGCCTGGTCAAACGAGAGACAATTGGTCCTCGGCCAAGGGGCTTCATTGACGAAGGTCCCTTAGATATGGGTGTCTTGGATGCCAATACAATTTTGCCAATTACACACATAAAGCAACGTGTACTGAGCTTTTTGTATCGAAAAATTGACTCAACCAGTTCAAGATCCAGCAAGAAATATCAGGATTTCTACAAGAACTTCGACTTT TTGGAGCATATGATAATGGAAAAGTTGCAATTGGTTAACAGGGACCTGATCTTGTTGCGTTTTGAAGAGCGACCAAAAGACAACGAAACTGCGCCGCTGTTGCCGTTGGGCGAGATCCACACACCTCGccgtttttatgttttctacACAATACTTGACGAGCAAGTTGTGGGAGCCTATCAGGACGATTCTGTGGAGCTTCTACAAATTATACTGCAATTCTATGACCAAATGCGTAACGTGCGTTCGCAGCATACTGGAGATGCACCATCATTGCCACCGCAATTTTTCCTAAAGCAGAATTTTGTAGATGCCAACAAAACGATTCCATTTATGCGACAAGCGGCGTTGAGATTTAATCCAAGCGTACCCGTGAGTACTCAGAGCTTTTCACCGACACCATATCTGAAATACAATGAATTCAGCTACGATGATCGGCTCATCTCTCCGCTGGAGCGTCCAAAGCCGTGCTCTGCCGATCCCATTGTTTTCCGGGATCGCAGCACAAAGCTGGTCAAGTTCCGATTGAGCGCCAAGGCGCGAACGCCAAACAATCCGCTGGCACCGCGTGAACTGTGTGCCTTTATATGCCATCCCTTTGAACCACTTATATTGAGCATACAAAAGTATCTGCACAATTACGCATACAACATACACCTTTACAACCAAAGTACGGTTGTTCGAAACGAGAGTGCCTGA
- the LOC117901420 gene encoding DET1 homolog isoform X2 has translation MSVMTAYSQRLQSQNLVHMLQNRESCYTRIGSKLNQSPYLSYERGFYKCITPCLTIDSVEIPPVFLRKFTPDGSKLLAFSLDQRSLHVYKYKGFGATGVGELIRETDVGEVECYMGGNRVPGSTLKYTIFDRLFATNDVRILRLCQGDYWRFYLHREFSVFLENGRYVLLAAMSILHGALATADYVSYPDLFDKLDAFSYIFFVVDLELGVVTDTLFLPQDSIVIAHNHGISVHESSIAIMSKLYQCIYLYELVDGRLVKRETIGPRPRGFIDEGPLDMGVLDANTILPITHIKQRVLSFLYRKIDSTSSRSSKKYQDFYKNFDFFCVLSVGAYDNGKVAIG, from the exons ATGAGCGTAATGACCGCATACAGCCAACGTCTGCAGTCACAAAATCTCGTGCATATGCTGCAAAATCGTGAATCGTGTTACACTAGAATTGgaagcaaattaaatcaaagccCGTACCTTTCCTATGAGCGAGGATTCTACAAATGCATCACGCCCTGTCTTACAATAGATTCTGTGGAAATTCCACCTGTTTTTCTACGAAAATTTACACCTGACGGCAGCAAGCTCTTGGCATTTTCGCTCGATCAGAGAAGCTTGCACGTTTACAAGTATAAAGGCTTTGGCGCAACAGGCGTGGGAGAGCTAATTCGCGAAACAGATGTCGGAGAAGTCGAGTGCTACATGGGCGGGAACAGGGTCCCAGGGAGCACACTGAAATACACTATATTTGATAGACTATTCGCAACCAATGATGTTCGCATTCTGCGTTTGTGCCAGGGCGATTATTGGCGATTCTATCTGCACCGTGAATTTAGTGTTTTCCTGGAAAACGGACGATATGTTCTGCTTGCGGCAATGTCCATCCTGCATGGTGCGCTAGCCACAGCAGATTATGTTAGTTATCCAGATCTCTTTGACAAACTAGACGCATTctcgtacatattttttgttgtggattTGGAACTGGGCGTAGTCACTGATACACTCTTCCTGCCGCAAGATTCAATTGTAATTGCACATAATCATGGCATTTCGGTGCATGAATCTTCGATAGCCATCATGTCGAAGCTATATCAGTGTATATATCTCTATGAGCTAGTCGATGGCCGCCTGGTCAAACGAGAGACAATTGGTCCTCGGCCAAGGGGCTTCATTGACGAAGGTCCCTTAGATATGGGTGTCTTGGATGCCAATACAATTTTGCCAATTACACACATAAAGCAACGTGTACTGAGCTTTTTGTATCGAAAAATTGACTCAACCAGTTCAAGATCCAGCAAGAAATATCAGGATTTCTACAAGAACTTCGACTTT ttttgcgtACTTTCAGTTGGAGCATATGATAATGGAAAAGTTGCAATTGGTTAA
- the LOC117900196 gene encoding ATP synthase subunit g, mitochondrial, with translation MASLATKGSGLVNRLLVQARPQLDVFLKYAKVELTPPTPADIPAIRQSIGNIVKGAKTGSYKNLTVKEAWLNTLITAEVIFWFYIGECIGKRHIVGYNV, from the exons ATGGCAAGTTTGGCTACAAAGGGTTCGGGACTTGTAAACA GGCTACTTGTTCAGGCAAGGCCTCAGCTTGATGTTTTCTTGAAATACGCCAAGGTGGAGCTAACTCCACCAACGCCAGCCGATATTCCTGCGATTCGTCAGAGCATTGGCAATATTGTCAAGGGAGCTAAAACCGGCTCGTACAAGAATCTTACCGTTAAAGAGGCTTGGTTAAATACACTCATCACCGCGGAAGTCATCTTTTGGTTCTATATTGGCGAATGCATCGGTAAACGCCACATTGTTGGATATAATGTTTAA